In Candidatus Bathyarchaeota archaeon, one DNA window encodes the following:
- a CDS encoding translation initiation factor IF-2 subunit alpha, protein MSEQKNEWPESGDLVMVTIKNVMDYGVYVNLDEYNKRGFLHISEISSARIRNIRDFVRENQKMVLKVLRVDLEKGHIDLSLRRVTKRERIEKVKSWKKDRKGDTLLNIMAERAGLPREDVYQKVGAVLEEKYGLYDGFEKVLKEGASVLTQLNVSEELAKVVLQVAEDRIRVKTVTAWGVLEVYCSRPNGVKCIKTAFSDAKEAHKSKDAQIYFSVIAAPKYRIEVIADNWKRAEEILSRVSEGVVANIHEVGGQGKFKREK, encoded by the coding sequence ATGTCTGAGCAAAAAAATGAGTGGCCAGAATCCGGCGACCTGGTTATGGTTACGATTAAAAACGTGATGGATTACGGAGTATACGTTAATCTTGATGAATACAACAAAAGAGGCTTTCTTCATATCTCAGAAATTTCCAGTGCCCGCATAAGGAACATCCGTGATTTTGTTAGAGAAAACCAAAAGATGGTTCTTAAAGTGCTACGGGTAGACCTTGAAAAAGGGCACATCGACTTATCGTTGAGGCGTGTCACGAAAAGGGAACGAATTGAAAAAGTCAAATCTTGGAAGAAAGACCGTAAAGGAGACACACTGCTGAATATAATGGCTGAACGGGCTGGTTTGCCAAGAGAAGATGTGTACCAGAAAGTCGGCGCTGTGCTAGAAGAGAAGTATGGTCTCTACGACGGTTTTGAGAAAGTTCTAAAAGAAGGTGCCTCTGTCTTAACACAGTTGAATGTTTCCGAGGAGTTAGCAAAGGTTGTACTTCAAGTTGCAGAGGACCGAATTCGAGTCAAGACAGTGACAGCCTGGGGCGTTTTAGAGGTATATTGCTCTCGCCCAAACGGAGTTAAATGCATCAAGACAGCATTTAGCGATGCCAAGGAAGCACACAAATCCAAAGACGCCCAAATTTATTTCTCAGTTATCGCAGCACCAAAATACCGCATTGAAGTTATAGCTGATAACTGGAAACGAGCCGAAGAAATCCTTAGCAGGGTAAGCGAAGGCGTAGTTGCTAACATACATGAAGTCGGCGGACAGGGCAAGTTTAAGCGAGAAAAATAA
- a CDS encoding HK97 gp10 family phage protein codes for MEEFKAAMQRFDSGMQREVHSFLASWAADVKAQAVKNAPMVTGYLRSTIYAKIREWVAEIGADATYALFVELGTKYMQAQPYLYPAIQQYLPELEAVVVSAIEQAKAEAGL; via the coding sequence GTGGAAGAATTCAAAGCTGCCATGCAAAGGTTTGATTCGGGCATGCAGCGTGAGGTCCACAGTTTTTTGGCTAGCTGGGCTGCTGATGTCAAGGCTCAAGCGGTTAAGAATGCGCCGATGGTTACGGGTTATCTTCGAAGCACAATCTATGCCAAAATCAGGGAATGGGTCGCTGAAATCGGTGCAGATGCGACTTATGCCCTTTTTGTTGAGCTTGGCACCAAGTACATGCAGGCACAGCCCTATCTTTACCCAGCAATCCAGCAGTACCTCCCAGAACTGGAAGCCGTCGTAGTCTCAGCGATTGAACAGGCTAAAGCGGAGGCGGGGCTGTGA
- the albA gene encoding DNA-binding protein Alba: MTQKSNDVIFVGNKPPMSYVLAIITAFSGNQNKVTLKARGQAITTTVDVAEITRNRFIKDIKVTNIAIGTVEMPPREGENRSRMVSTIEISLNKE, encoded by the coding sequence TTGACACAGAAATCTAATGATGTAATCTTTGTTGGAAATAAACCGCCAATGAGCTATGTGCTTGCTATCATAACTGCCTTCTCAGGTAACCAAAATAAAGTTACCTTAAAAGCCCGCGGACAAGCAATAACAACAACTGTTGATGTTGCAGAAATAACGAGAAACCGCTTTATCAAAGACATCAAAGTGACAAACATAGCAATCGGTACTGTCGAGATGCCGCCAAGAGAGGGCGAAAACAGATCCAGAATGGTTTCTACAATAGAAATCAGTCTTAACAAAGAGTAA
- a CDS encoding ABC transporter ATP-binding protein, whose translation MTRRRNEPFRITQFRRIYNREEGKFTFNISYETHTKITPRSLVVAEAFGLGIDEAQKFKVLDAELKIGSTDIVYITGDSGSGKSVLLRAIRADLGEEAIDLSEVAVDPDKSLIETVGATVEEGLELLSKVGLNDAFLFLRTYSQLSDGQKYRYRIAKLIESGKQWWLMDEFAACLDRDTAKIIAYNLQKIARQQEKAVITATTHSDLQEDLKPSVLVRKRFGEEIQINYFPNEPAAECSLIQEMLVEEGTRKDWQKLSSFHYRGHKFAVARKIYRLMRKDELCGVIVYSYPPPACYGRRLVLPRLAIHELNKQLSIINRIVVHPKYRTIGLGVKLIRETLPLVGTKYIEMIAVMAKYSPFAEKAGMQKVAQQQSVESVSVVYRALLDLGFDVQLLGSERYVQAKLESLCADQVRQLKEAFIKNKHPRFKKEFAASRHQPFGRTPDYIACILNADSMKLTKLIKLVGMLQQTKIYLFWSND comes from the coding sequence ATGACCAGACGAAGAAATGAACCCTTCCGCATAACCCAGTTCCGAAGAATCTACAACCGAGAAGAAGGCAAATTCACCTTCAACATCAGCTACGAAACCCACACCAAAATAACTCCCAGAAGTTTAGTTGTGGCTGAAGCCTTCGGGTTAGGCATTGATGAAGCACAGAAATTTAAGGTTTTAGACGCGGAACTGAAGATTGGATCTACAGACATAGTTTACATTACGGGCGATAGTGGCAGCGGCAAAAGCGTTTTGCTACGAGCAATCAGAGCAGACCTGGGCGAGGAAGCGATTGATTTGTCAGAGGTTGCGGTGGACCCAGACAAGTCGTTGATTGAAACAGTCGGCGCCACCGTCGAAGAAGGTTTAGAATTGCTAAGCAAAGTCGGGTTAAACGATGCCTTCCTTTTCCTGCGTACCTACAGCCAGCTCAGCGATGGACAGAAATACCGTTACAGAATCGCCAAGCTTATCGAGAGTGGCAAGCAGTGGTGGCTCATGGATGAATTTGCCGCTTGCCTAGACCGAGACACAGCCAAAATTATTGCCTATAATCTGCAAAAGATTGCGCGGCAACAGGAAAAAGCAGTAATTACAGCAACAACACATAGCGACCTGCAAGAAGACCTCAAACCCAGCGTGCTTGTGCGCAAACGGTTTGGAGAAGAAATTCAAATCAACTACTTCCCAAACGAACCAGCCGCTGAGTGCAGTCTAATCCAAGAAATGTTGGTTGAAGAAGGTACAAGAAAAGACTGGCAAAAACTCAGCAGTTTCCATTACCGAGGACACAAGTTTGCAGTTGCCAGAAAAATCTATCGCTTAATGAGAAAAGATGAGCTCTGTGGAGTCATAGTTTACAGCTATCCTCCGCCAGCTTGTTATGGAAGGCGCTTAGTCCTGCCAAGACTGGCTATCCACGAGCTGAACAAGCAACTAAGCATAATCAACCGAATCGTTGTCCACCCAAAATACCGAACTATAGGGTTAGGCGTCAAGCTTATTCGTGAGACTCTACCGCTGGTTGGCACTAAATACATTGAGATGATTGCTGTCATGGCGAAGTATTCTCCTTTCGCAGAGAAGGCAGGCATGCAGAAAGTAGCTCAACAGCAATCCGTGGAAAGTGTCTCGGTTGTTTACAGAGCACTTTTGGATTTAGGGTTTGATGTACAACTTTTGGGTAGTGAACGATATGTTCAGGCTAAGCTTGAGAGCTTATGTGCTGATCAAGTTAGGCAACTCAAAGAAGCCTTCATAAAAAATAAGCACCCTAGATTCAAAAAAGAATTTGCCGCTAGCCGACACCAACCATTTGGCAGGACACCTGATTATATTGCATGTATCTTAAACGCTGATTCTATGAAGTTAACGAAATTGATTAAGCTTGTCGGAATGTTACAGCAAACAAAAATCTATCTCTTCTGGTCCAATGATTAG
- a CDS encoding toll/interleukin-1 receptor domain-containing protein, with translation MTLEDDISRRLLQGYTPAQLIEEGFKKSTVYKVNQEIKAHLVQTKKAEWNIKSISPTEPRAMPKQSISVSFQFENNSDKDMYLYKAGIWAEWMPKDTWVAQNVKDLVKSGQKRNLSILISVPENIALGEYSFTFGVEAQYLPASDYQPLQTQWTEPMVFHVKEPVKNTRIFLSHSTRDLSIVRQLENQLDNYGITVIIGEDKQTPGAELKQKFEGLIRDCNIFIALLTEDGINSQWVLFETNYAKQINKPMILLKEESVTVQSNYEWIPFSKYDQPEILLQKIMKGINYIQGNASSSAVGAVVGLGLLALLLGALSSKK, from the coding sequence TTGACTTTAGAAGATGATATTTCCCGTCGTCTATTACAGGGTTATACGCCTGCCCAACTAATTGAGGAAGGTTTCAAGAAATCTACAGTTTACAAAGTTAACCAAGAAATTAAGGCACACTTGGTACAGACAAAAAAGGCAGAATGGAACATAAAAAGCATAAGCCCAACTGAACCCCGAGCAATGCCAAAACAATCCATTTCGGTGTCTTTTCAATTCGAAAATAACTCTGACAAGGATATGTACCTTTACAAAGCTGGTATTTGGGCTGAATGGATGCCTAAGGACACCTGGGTTGCACAAAACGTCAAAGACCTCGTAAAATCTGGTCAAAAACGTAATCTCAGTATTCTAATCTCTGTCCCCGAAAATATTGCCTTAGGCGAATACAGTTTTACCTTCGGTGTTGAAGCCCAGTACCTTCCAGCGAGCGATTATCAGCCATTACAAACACAATGGACTGAACCAATGGTTTTTCATGTAAAAGAACCGGTAAAGAATACGCGAATTTTCTTAAGCCATAGTACAAGGGACCTAAGTATAGTTCGGCAGCTCGAGAATCAATTAGACAATTACGGCATTACCGTGATAATAGGAGAAGACAAACAGACACCTGGCGCGGAACTTAAACAAAAATTTGAAGGCTTGATCCGAGACTGCAATATCTTCATCGCATTATTGACTGAAGATGGCATTAACTCTCAATGGGTCTTGTTTGAAACTAACTACGCTAAACAAATCAACAAACCAATGATTCTTCTAAAAGAAGAGAGTGTCACGGTTCAAAGTAACTACGAATGGATTCCTTTTTCAAAGTACGACCAACCAGAAATACTCCTTCAAAAAATCATGAAGGGAATCAATTATATTCAAGGGAACGCCTCCTCCTCAGCTGTAGGTGCAGTTGTTGGGCTCGGACTCCTTGCTTTACTATTAGGTGCTTTGAGCAGCAAAAAATAA
- a CDS encoding terminase family protein gives MHKNRLFDEWEGLRQDMAAVEELGERKVQSLQGDVKSFFEQIFGFSPYQYQIELAELFEKNQFLAVRWPRQTGKSFSVSALLLKYAWEHPNSYIAIVGPSWRQTKLNIRRMGGFCRKLPQRGLHVQKTRISLPNDSIIEAFPNNPDTIRGPTFSIIWWEECNFTPNDEDLYDAILFTLGTTNGKLIATSTPFSTDSLFWKMCNHKDYADFARHHFTWDKAIEPNGPLKPAIIEKIKRQFGDDPARWRRDMEAEWAEDEDVWLAQSLIVACVGTVKNCGADLQEYNPEAECEGDFFAGLDLAQTRDYCVLSVVERLNDKLFLRHLKIFQQPTLYAQVLGYLKALQDRWGGFQKIRVDFTREGPSIIADMETAGIENAEGVNFSVSRKSEMASLLKQRMMNKQFFYPLLNWERPYRGDICSELNVERYDLRKDGAIGYSHPNGTHDDVFWSMALAVFATVQMEPEPFLTVIPR, from the coding sequence ATGCACAAAAATAGACTCTTCGACGAATGGGAAGGACTTCGCCAAGATATGGCTGCTGTTGAAGAGTTAGGCGAGCGCAAAGTCCAAAGCCTGCAAGGTGATGTTAAGAGTTTTTTTGAGCAAATCTTTGGCTTTTCGCCCTACCAGTATCAGATAGAGCTTGCGGAGTTGTTTGAGAAGAACCAGTTTTTGGCGGTGCGTTGGCCAAGGCAGACAGGCAAGAGCTTTTCGGTTTCAGCCTTGCTCTTAAAGTATGCTTGGGAACATCCGAATAGCTACATTGCGATTGTTGGGCCAAGCTGGCGCCAAACCAAACTAAACATCAGGCGGATGGGCGGTTTCTGTCGCAAGCTTCCGCAGCGGGGATTGCATGTTCAAAAAACCCGCATATCGCTGCCAAACGACAGCATAATTGAAGCCTTCCCAAACAACCCCGACACCATCAGAGGTCCAACGTTCTCGATAATTTGGTGGGAAGAATGCAACTTCACACCCAACGACGAGGACCTGTACGATGCTATCCTATTTACGCTGGGAACAACCAACGGCAAACTAATTGCAACTAGCACGCCGTTTAGTACAGATTCGCTGTTTTGGAAAATGTGCAACCATAAAGACTACGCAGACTTTGCCAGACACCACTTCACATGGGACAAAGCGATTGAACCAAATGGTCCGCTTAAGCCTGCAATTATTGAAAAAATTAAGCGACAATTTGGCGATGACCCTGCCCGTTGGCGTCGGGACATGGAGGCAGAATGGGCAGAAGACGAGGACGTTTGGCTTGCTCAAAGCTTAATCGTTGCCTGCGTAGGCACGGTCAAGAACTGTGGCGCAGACTTGCAAGAATACAACCCTGAAGCTGAATGCGAGGGAGACTTTTTTGCTGGGCTTGATTTGGCGCAAACCCGCGACTACTGTGTCCTATCGGTGGTTGAAAGGCTAAACGATAAGCTGTTCCTTCGGCACCTGAAGATTTTCCAGCAACCCACTCTATACGCTCAGGTTTTGGGTTATCTGAAGGCGCTGCAGGACAGGTGGGGCGGATTCCAAAAAATCAGGGTTGACTTCACAAGAGAAGGACCATCCATCATTGCGGACATGGAAACTGCTGGAATAGAGAACGCTGAGGGCGTAAACTTTAGCGTGTCACGAAAGAGCGAGATGGCTAGCCTGCTTAAGCAGCGCATGATGAATAAGCAGTTTTTCTATCCGCTTCTAAATTGGGAGCGTCCCTATCGTGGCGATATTTGCAGTGAGCTAAACGTGGAACGCTATGATTTGCGCAAGGATGGAGCCATCGGGTACTCGCATCCAAACGGTACCCATGATGATGTCTTTTGGAGCATGGCCCTAGCTGTATTTGCGACTGTGCAGATGGAACCAGAACCATTCTTAACAGTAATTCCAAGGTGA
- a CDS encoding phage tail tube protein: MVDTYHSDQEKFYYVTEGSFGVVPASPAMLGHSCSNLDPDINPNNIKVAGSGSVDVVSLKRGLRQPLLKLKYPIPSDAPINLLQYVKQELNASLSLQVLYYKDIFVTATDIISLLYKGARFNKATLTCDIDGILECEAEFPSQDVEVTTAKIANANYTEYTGAVSGSESYVKIGGVACERITSWKLQIDNSCKAVPVIRSTNGHLAKYLTWGKRLLTGELTFEFESKQEADEILADTEQTSLEFGLGGANKVSVEHTKWDDFSLSGKAEDLIYAKVTFTARGPLSIL, encoded by the coding sequence ATGGTTGACACATACCATAGCGACCAAGAAAAGTTCTACTATGTTACCGAAGGCTCTTTTGGCGTGGTTCCAGCTAGCCCAGCGATGCTTGGGCACTCCTGTAGCAACCTTGACCCAGACATAAACCCAAACAACATCAAAGTAGCAGGCTCAGGCTCAGTTGACGTGGTCTCCCTAAAACGTGGACTAAGACAACCACTGCTAAAACTCAAGTACCCAATCCCATCCGACGCACCCATCAACCTCTTACAGTACGTCAAACAAGAACTCAACGCTAGTCTTTCTTTGCAGGTGCTCTACTACAAAGACATCTTTGTCACAGCCACGGACATCATAAGCTTGCTCTACAAGGGCGCACGCTTCAACAAAGCCACCCTTACATGCGACATAGACGGCATTTTGGAGTGCGAAGCAGAATTTCCAAGCCAAGACGTTGAGGTTACAACTGCCAAGATTGCAAACGCAAACTACACCGAGTATACAGGCGCAGTCTCAGGTAGCGAGAGCTACGTGAAAATCGGCGGGGTAGCTTGTGAGCGGATTACTTCTTGGAAACTGCAAATCGATAACTCATGCAAAGCTGTCCCTGTCATACGGTCAACAAACGGGCACTTAGCCAAGTACCTAACGTGGGGCAAGCGGCTTCTGACTGGGGAGTTGACTTTTGAGTTTGAGAGCAAACAGGAAGCCGACGAAATCCTAGCCGACACTGAACAAACCAGCTTAGAATTCGGTCTTGGCGGTGCTAACAAGGTTAGTGTTGAGCATACCAAATGGGATGATTTTTCGTTGAGCGGCAAAGCTGAGGACCTAATCTATGCCAAGGTTACTTTCACGGCTAGAGGACCGCTCAGCATCTTATAG
- a CDS encoding DUF2190 family protein, with protein MADKTGKTWMAVGETDDPNAIIESYEAAAPITKGAPVYLSDDDVVSPSPGGDEAIGIATKTVTTGEMCPVLKRGRVKVTANGPITRGKGVCSAAANKVSQLVDQAVDENGSATYTIFYNRKLGTALESATIDGDLIFIDLEK; from the coding sequence ATGGCCGATAAAACAGGCAAAACTTGGATGGCTGTTGGAGAAACCGACGACCCAAACGCAATCATAGAATCCTATGAAGCCGCAGCACCAATCACCAAAGGCGCACCCGTCTACCTAAGCGACGACGACGTGGTCTCACCCAGCCCAGGCGGAGACGAAGCCATAGGCATAGCAACCAAAACCGTAACCACAGGCGAAATGTGCCCCGTCCTAAAGCGTGGCAGAGTCAAAGTCACAGCCAATGGACCAATAACAAGGGGCAAAGGCGTATGCAGCGCAGCAGCAAACAAAGTCTCCCAACTCGTGGACCAAGCAGTCGACGAGAATGGTTCAGCAACCTACACGATATTCTACAACCGCAAACTCGGAACCGCCCTTGAATCCGCAACCATAGACGGCGACCTAATCTTCATAGACTTGGAGAAGTGA